A segment of the Gossypium hirsutum isolate 1008001.06 chromosome D10, Gossypium_hirsutum_v2.1, whole genome shotgun sequence genome:
tgaatggaTTTCATGTCCTCTAACTGATTTACTTTAATCATGGAGGCTAAAGTAGCAAGagcgtcagccatctgattttcttctcgtgggagataacagaagGTAATGTTGTCAAACTCTTCAATCAATTCCAGAACCAATCTCCGATAACGAATTAACTTGGGTCTCTCGTTTCCCATTCCCCTTTTAGTTGGTATATCATCAATGCtgagtctccatatacttctaatGTCTTAATTTTCCATTCTATGGCTGCTCGAATACCtatgatgcaagcttcatacttAGCCATATTGTTAGTGCAATCGAAGTccaatttactggtgaaaggatgatAATCCCTGTTTGGAGATACTAGGATTGCCCCAATCTCATTGCCTAATGCATTCGAGGCTCCATCAAAGTTTAACCTTCAAGAATGATTTTCTTAGGAGTCCTCTTCAGCATTTGCCACATAAATCAAATCTTCATTCGGAAAATCAAAGTCCAGAGGttcataatcttctaaagctctgctagccaagaaatctgctatcgcactcactttgatggccttctgacttacatatactaTATCGAACTCGGAGAGCAGGATTtaccatctagccattctcccattcaacgccgttgactccatcatatactttaaagggtctaattttgaaattaaccaagtcgtatgatagagtAAGAATTGCCTCAACCTCTTTGTCGTCCAAATCAATGTACAGCATTATTTTTCAATAGACGAATACCTCATTTCACAAtcagtaaatttcttactgagatagtatatcgccCTCTCCTTCTTTCCAGTCGCATCATGTTGACCCAACACACATCCTATGGAATTGTCAAACACCATTAGATACAAAATCAAAGGTCTATCTGGGCTAAGTGGTGACAGCACTGGAGTATTGGATAGGTATTGTTTTTTCGTTTCAAAAGCTTCTTGGCATTCTTCATTCCAAACACCTGtattatgtttcttcagaagacgaaatatggggtcacatttctcagtcaacTGTGAAATAAACCGACCAATATAATTCAATCGTCCTAAGGAACCTCGAACCtctttctgagtacgtggtggcgGTAAATCTCGTATTACCtagactttgtctgggtcaatctcgattcctttttcactgactacgaagcccAACAACTTTCCTGACTTGGCCTCAAAAGTGCATTTTGTTGGATTGAGTTTGAGCTGAAACTTTCTTAGtcttaagaacaattttctcaggacctgcacatgtttctcctctgttctggatttggaaatcatatcatcaacataaacctcaatctccttttgcatcatgtcatggaacaaggctaccatggctctttgatatgttgctcccgcattctttaacccaaaaggGCATCACTTTATAATAGAATGTTCCCCACAAAGTAATGAACGTGGTCTTTGCCATATCTTCGGGAtacatctttatctgattatatcctgagaaaccatccatgaaagaaaacagtgAATATCCCGCCGTATTGTCTACTAACGTGCCAATATACGGTAATGggaagttgtcctttgggctagccttgttcaaatatctgtaatccacgcacattcgtacttttccatcttttttggggactagaacgatgttggctacccattcaaaATATTTAACCTCCTGTAAAAacccagcatcaaactgcttcttgacttccttttttattttaagcacAATATCAGGCTTCATCCTTCTGAGCTTCTACTGAACTGGCTTGCAATCCTTCCTTATGGGTAAGCGATGTACCACAATGTCAGTGCTCAACCcggggcatatcttggtatgaccatgcgaagacatttttgaattcttggagtaattcaatgaggtctcgtcTTATCTTTGCAGAAATCTCAGTTtcgattttcacctctttcccttcttCCAAGCTCACAACTTCTATTGTTTCCTTGTGAGGTAcaatttgtttttcctcttgtttcgccatcctcaacaagtccaaagATAAACCATAATCTACGTCATTTTCAAAGTCTtgtgatccctctaaacacatgtttcgtTCAAAAGAAAACTCTGAGTTTGTAGCAGCATCATTCACGTCATTGATATACAAGGACCTAAtatggttacaaaagaatgtatgaatttatgtacaattatttgtgcaatgaaagaataatttaatatatttactcGTATGGAAAGAATAAAGAATATTTTCTTGAAGAATTGCAAAGatgtgttttattaaaataatgatgctTGAACgtaagcctttttcacaaaagagttcttattatttctaggctaaaacaacaagtttgttctgaattTTACTCTGAGACAGTTCTAAAGACTTAAGGTATTTCTTCCGTCGTTCAATTATCTAGAACACTCTCAGGCTCATAAGGACAAATGTTTGACAATATTCCTTCTTCCTTTGTACCCTCACAAATGGCATTGATGTGCACATTTTCCAATATTTCCTCGATGCTTTCCTCCATCAGTATCCTTCTATCAGAATGAATGACCCCTCCAGATAAGAACATTCTAGATATGTGGGGAATCATCATTGGCTCCCATTTAGTTTCTTCTCTACTTAGGCACGCTTTTCTTCTTTCCTGCCTTTTCTCTAACTCCTTCTTTTTCTGTCCTCtatctggcttgtaccctaaaccaaagttttcttgtttttcttttagaGCTCGAACCACAATCTTCCCTTGAAGATATTTCCCTAATCCTCTTCTGGGTAAAGCTCTTTTCCCCAACAACAATTGCAAACCCATCTCTGTAGTTTTGGATATTTTtggcaccaaaattttactcctttCAGGAATAAATATTGCATTTACAAATTCCAGAGATCGAAAGGAGCATTCCACTGCCTTGTGATTGGTTTCCATATACGGCGTCTCATTGGATACGGTCGTTATAATATCCTCTTCAGCGTTTATCGTCACCAACTGGCCTTCTGACACCAACTTTAATTTCTGATGTAACGATGAAGGTATGACCCCCACTgaatgtatccatggtcttcCTAGTAAGCAATTGTAGGAGGGTTTGATATCCATCACAAGAAAATCCACCTCGTAAACTGTTGGGCCGATCAATAGGGGTATCTCAATTCGTTCTATGACCTTCTTTTCTGTACCATCAAATgccctcactatattttggcatgttttcatgTGCGAGCTGTCTATGGGAAGTCTGTTAAGTGTGGATAATGGCAACACATTCAAAGttgatccattgtcaatcaacACTCCTAGCAAAGTATACCCCTTACATCGTGTAGTGATATGCAAAGCTTTAGTAGATCCCATGCCCCCAGGTGatatctcatcatcgttgaagaataTGAAGTTATCAGCACTGATATTATTGACCAACTGATCCAATTAATTGACAGAAATATCATTGGCTACATAGGTTCCATTCAACACCTTCATCAACGCACTACGGTGTACTTTAGAATTCAAGAGCAAGGCTAGTACGGATGTGCGAGccggttgtttatgcaactgttcGACCACACTATACTCACTATGCTTCAAAATTTTATGGAATTCCACAGCTTCTTCCTCCTTCATTGGATCATTGATAGACAGCACAGGCTCAGCTACTTTCCTTTTTAGTTCCACCGCTATGGCCTTTCCTTTCACAGGTTCCGGGTCGGCACTCACGCCTTGGTCCTTTGCAGTCTCCTTTCCAGGGACAGTTGTATTACACTCGTAGTTCCACAGAACCCTCCTACTATCTTGGTAAGAAAAGGTTGCATGCTTCTTTATTATGATCCTTAGCATTACTGGCGTTCTCACTTCATTATTCTTTGGTCGCGAAATGATGACCATCGGTTGCGTTACTCTTGGCACCTTCGTGGATTCGGATGTGCAGATACTCTTTTCCTCCTTAACTTCTTCATAAaactccatttccttgttatccatcatgcctTGAACCAAGACTCTGAATTCTGTACATTCTTGAATCTCATGTCCCTCctcatgatggaactcacagtagttttcCACCCCTTCAAAGCTTCTCTCTGAAACAAATTATCCCCTTTCTACCATCTTCCTCCAAACCCATCTCAAAGGAATTTTCACTTCTGCAATATCTTCCTTGATTTTTCTACCCATGCTCCCACCTATCATGTTCACTCCATTATGATCAGGTAACAGTTTCTCTGTCTTAGGCgaatcatccaatttaacaacgCCCATGCTTATGAGTCTTTCAACCAGCTTTTTGAACGCTGTACAATGTTCTATGGAATGCCCCACGATTCCCACATGATAATTGCATTGTGCGTTTGCATCGTACCACTTGGGGTACAGAGGCTATAGAGGttctaaataaaaaggagaaaCTACATGTGCATTGAATaacttttgatacaactccttatacgATATTGGAATGGGCGTAAATTGGGGCTTTTCCTTGTTTTGCCTTGTGTCGGCTACTTGTTTGTCAACAGCCACCTTTCTCGACTAATTCACCGTAATCGTCTTTGAATAACTGGCATTATTGACctcgttttcctttttcttctaggCTGACCTTCTACTACTTTCTCCCGCATCTATCTTCTCGCTTctgatagcattttctatcatttcaccattcataattaTGTCGGAAAAGCTTTTAgtagcacttcccaacatgtgagtaataaatagAGTCTTTAATGTGTTAACAAAAGGCATtgtcatctctctttctagaaaAGATGGCTAAACTTGGACAacaacctccctccatctctgtacATATTGCCTAAAACTCTCACCGggtttcttctccatattttgtagagtgattctatcaggtaccatgtcagtcacatgactgtattgtttTATGAATGTCTATGctaaatctctccatgaattaatcttggtacggctcaattgattgtaccacttggacgttgcccctgtgaggctatcctggaagcaatgtATTAGCAGTGGGTCATTATTAACATGCCCAGTCATTCacctacaaaacatggtaatatgagcttcaaGGCTACTAGTTCcgttgtacttctcaaactctggcattttgaaattctaagggagtactaaatccgAAACCAAGCTTAATTCTTTAGCATCCATCCCATAGTAGCTCTCGGCACATTCCATCgctctaaatttctcttccagccacttgtacttttcctctagctgttttggcaattcatcgTTCATTTTCTCCTTTTCAGCTGTTTCATCGAAATCAAGGATAGCAGGATTAACAAGGTTGTCTCTGGGGTTAGAGCCTGATCTAGCCTGAAAATTCATTGGCGTTGCAGTGCTGGCCTGAAATTGCTAAGGCTTAATGGTGACAAAGGATTTGTGCGGATATACCTCAACTTGCTGAggggtaaagcctggaggatagacAGGTCCCTCACTGTCTCATTCTTCAACATTAAGCACAGAGCTTTTCCCTTTATCAACTCCTCCAATCAACAATTGAGTCAACTTATCCATCACATTCCCCTGAGATTCCATTATTGTATCCATCATTTTATGTTGAATCTTCTCAAGCTACTCATTCATTTGTTGTTGAAGCTGATCTTGCATTTCCCTTTGGAACTGTTCTAACATTTGGTCCATGTCTTTAGTTTTCGATCGAGTACCGTAGCGGTGTTTTGTAGGTTAGTTGGTTTCCAGATTATTTGAGgaattaattagaatattttagtattatttttaatgcatatgaagtaaatgcaatgcatgaaatgaatacaaaaaggcgtcaattttgatttaattccatttaagaaaactttactagaaattaaatttctttacataaagtgaattacaaataagactttcccctagtacccagaactctaatctttctaagtaacaaagctaattcttgtccccgatctgattctaattcatacttcacactcagcatgtcagcttgtactgctaaagtctgtatgtgatcagctacttctcgaatctggacCACAACTTCCTCCATAAGATGATCTCTGCTCCGAACTTGACTCTGGAAGTAGTGGAGCTGTTCATTATTACGACTTTCATTTGCTTTCAAGTATTTGATCTGGATCTCACAATTTCGCAGCGCCGTTTCTAGCTCTtcgattcttttttttatttccttaatcttgctcaagcttgctttcaactctaTTGCAAACTTTCTATTTCTATACTGATGAAGAGATCATTCCAACTCGGTCACCCTATCCTTTAATTCACCTTTTTTCTCTCTGGCTATCTGAGAAACTCTTTTCTAAAGCCTCATTTCGCATCTGCATCTCTTGGAATTTTCGTTCCCACCTATCGGCTTTGTCCTTTTCTCCTCGAATTTTTTCACGCCATTGCTCTGAAGTTTTTCCCAGACAGACTTCTTATTGACAGACAAAACTTTTTCTAATCTGACTTCAGACTACCCAACTCCTCCTAAGccttgtttttctctttccttaATTTCTCAGTTTCGAGCTTCTGAATGTCTATGTCTAATCTTAAGTTCGtcttttcttcctccatttgctctatcttcttttctaaatctgcatttcttctttcaaaatcttgtcttatgatttccaactcagaagGGGAGACCCGCAAATATTCCTCTATTGACTGGCTATTTTCTTGACTTATCTTGGGTACATTATCGTTAATTCTCCTAACCCACCATTCATTATACTCAAGAGTTGTCATCGGACCCACCGCTAACCTCTTCATTCGGCGAGTCTGTTTCCATGCGTTAGACATCTCTTGAATCTTTTTTCTATAACCATCATCTCTGTATgaaaattcacaatcagctatcCCTTGGGTCGCAGGTATAAACTGCTTTGACCTATACTACCTTAGCACCAATAATGGGGCATatccaacagctccccaaattccaagtAGTGGAACCCAATCGAATTTACCACACCTATAAAGTATCTCATCTGGAAgcaaccaaggagctctccactcaacgtcctcctcttgaagattttgaagaattgccatccactTCTCATCTGAAATGTCGTCTCTTCTCGGCATAGCTACAATCTCCTTTGgtggtgaataattttcagagaaaacccaatatgaaaccttatccaccttccaaaagtgactgtgaaaccatgcGAGTAGAAGCTGTGCACACCCAATGAATCTTCCCTCTCCCGCTTTTcggcatgcactcaatgacctgAAAGTTTCTGCCAAAATCATCGGAATTGGTGTAACCCTCTTATCAAACCGGTCGAATAAGTCGGTGACTACTTCATTAACATGCCCCAAGGCTTTGGGGAAAACAACCAAGCCATATATACTTAGCGCAAAGACATCTAACCTCTTCCTCACGTCTGGGTACGTTAAAATTGCATCTTTCAAACTCCTCCAAGGAACGCACTTactatcccccttttgcttaatCCGTGTAGcaacccattgctcactcatccctgttataCTCATCAGCTTCTTcgaaaaggttggcacatttatCGCTCTTGAGTAGACCTtgtccacttgaaactttgaacatcggaGTAAAGCCACATATTCTTCTATCGTAGGCACCAAATCAACCTTCCCAaatgtgaagcaactgtaagcaggattctaAAACTGGGCGAAGGCTCGGAACAAACGCTTATCTACCTTCACgtcaagcaaataaggcaaatccccataattatcataaaatagcTGTCTAACCTTGTCATTCCactgatcccatatttccttaaACTCTTGCAAACTAttttgagttacactgatgcgAGCAAAGTCCCACAATTATGATACATATCCGTCAACCaaactatcacccttttcttgctgtgttgtttcagaccaagttcagacaaccgcattatcttccactttatcaagaaaccctttttccatgataagctttctatctagcaactgaatatgaaccgacgccttttataatgaaatgaaatgccatgacatgcaatcaaaataaaccacgaaaagtcagtatcatataaacatagaatatacTCAAGAAATAGTGAAAACACCTATTCAggtatctactagggtttagtgTAGCTTTACCtagggtggattcctaaggtttACGATATGAGGTTCGACTTCTAgggcaaaggtacccgaaccagcagattcctcgatcttcacccattataggcttatatagatcaagttcggttcaggggaacacattttccctatgattatatggagatgataatctcacgaaggcataggtaccgatgtatttcgaaagcgatccactatcctatacggaggtgaaaacctcacgaaggaatagtttctcactcccacttagaagggtaaAATCATTTGACTCATGTCATGTgtaatgcaaacaatatttaaatcaattaagtaagaaaataatgaatgtaaAAGGAtctcataaattttttaaaaaatattttctcgaccataagataaaaattaatcaactttgtggcttgactctcttatttttttttaaaaaattccccagtggagtcgccaagctgtcgaatccaacttaaattttgaaaaaacaaaaattagttgtcgatgaaaattggagtcgccaccaatcttttattgaggtgtgattggatcacctaaaagaatagctttggtctacgagttttagaaaaatggatccgggagtcggttacgtacaaggaaaggttagcaccctcgtaacgcccaaaattggtacctagttaattaattagtgtcttaatgtcaaaatttaaaaatatgatccttaataaaaacttaaaaaaacgttacttattaagactcCTATCATTTCGGAGAAAGCAAATGTCACACCctatgcgttagggcacaacattctaatttctcaaaaatgaattagtccaaaatactcgtgtaataaaaattcaaaagaatattcatttgtttaagatttaagaaatcgcggcccaatacgttagggtacaatctCTCAGAATCCTAAAATTGGAACAtttcctttgttattatttttttttttaaaatctttgtcTCAAGAAAttaatacgtcacatccaatacgttaggatacaacatactaaattcccgacaacaagaatcttttttttgattaatgagcaattcttgattgttagatttaactaagaaaatcggaacccaataccttatggctcaatttccttgaaaatcctaaatacgagtattatctcaattttgaaaattttaaaatcgagtaaaaaaatgatgtaatgctacattaagtgtaacatacaataataaataaaacaatggcataaaaataaacaaaattaatgtacataaaaaCAACAACGACATGTAAAGTGTCAAATGCACAAAATATAAAtgtaaacataaatcaataaagaaaataaacaaaaatatagaataaaaggtacaaaatatacatacatttgaaattatgaagaaATAAAAGACATAAAGGTAATTTATACATAAAGCTTTTGGgttataaaattcatatatataaaatacataatgcatttataaaaataaagaaaaatatatgcatataaattaaaatatgtgttttaaaaaatatatatacggaTTTAAgagtttttgaaaataaataaaaaacatagatatactcgtatatataaaatatccaaatatatatatttacatgtacatatatatgaaaaaaataaatttatacatatataaattataaaaaaaattcatcatggaaattaactaatttaaaaatatatataaaaaaggactaaattgaactgaaGATGAAAAATCTAGGGCAaatttgcaaataaataaattccAAAGGACCATATTGAACGCGCAAATAATACAGAGGGGCTAGAAAGGAAATtatcccttctcctctaaaacgatGCCGTTCAAATTGGACCAAAtagtaatttaaaataaattaaaagggcgaattaaaaaataaaaaaaacttaattgtaaagACATTAAAAGGCAGAGGGGCTAAAAACGCAATTTACCCCTCTGCTCAAAAACACGCTGATCCTAGGCTGGGTCGGGTCGGATTCGGGTCGgcctccccaaaacgacgtcgttttagcgCCTGGGGAGGCTtagtgaaacgacgtcgtttggataggctatttaagccaaaaatacttcaaaaaaattttaaattttcattctttttgaaaaaaaacaaaaaaaaaactttcaaaaaaactcTCCCTTTCCAGCTCGTCCGGCCAGGGGTCCGGTCATCAGCCAGTCGTCGGCCACTGCACCGGCCACCGATCTTTGGCGCCGGCACCGCCTTATGCGGTGGCCGAAAAAAGGGAAAATCCCCTGTTTGGCCTTTTAGACTCCCCTAAGCCCAAATCTGGGTTCAAATCCCTCAAAATATCAACAAAAATGCCCCGAAAACCCGAGAAACCCTTCGGCTTCCGGTCGTCTGTCATCGTAGACGACACCCTCAGCCATCCACGGCGATCTAGGCACCTCTAAAGGTTACTTCTTTcctgtttatttgttttattcgtatataaaaaaaagtaaaagtaaataaaataaaattaaaaaattgtaaatgttaacCTTTGGATCGGTTGTATTGCTCTTAGTATGGAGTTTTCTGTTTTCGGTTGTGGAAATAGTTGTTTTTTATTGATTTCCCATCCTTGTTACAGTATATCAATGACTATTTTATAGccataataagaaaaatataaagaagTAAATCTATTCATGTTGATTTGATTTTTCGaatctttgattttgtttccttTCTTGCGTTTATTCCTTGCAGGTGAAGATCGGGGATACGGCTCGTGCGAGGCTTGGCTTGCGGCGCTAGTGAtccttagaaaccctagggtttcttcaTCTTGTTTTGGGCCACCGAGTTTCGGGCCTCTGTTTTACTTCAATTTGGGCCATGGATTATGGGCCAAGTATTTGTTTTAGATTCACTTTGTAAAAACAACTTGgactttttattttacttttattttttaaagggcCGGGTAAAATTTAGGTATTACAACTTCGAtttctcaaaacataccaataaaCTAGATTTCTATGCTTTAGTATTTCATCCAAAACATTAGTTATAAAGTACTAGCAAAGAAAACATAACGAAAATATTTATATTCAGTTTAcgatatagtattatatatatacatgcctaGGTACAAGCTTTTTATATCAActataaagtaaaattttcacCAAAATTGTTTGAGCTGATCTTCGGTTCTTCGGATGCTGTTGAAATAACCTATTGAATCTAACTACCTGCGCATGAAAAAATAGACAAACCGCACGATAGGCAATTTTTATGCTCAGTAATGCTAATATCATATAAATCGTTACATAAGTATTGAACATAAATTAAATGacagaaataaattaaaacatgattataaatattattaataacatcacaataaaataaaattataatattaataaactttaatatcttGATATTGACAAACCgaataaagaaaataagtttttttaatcaaattcaaaatcgcgtaattaatttaattcacagAATATGGAAATacaaataaattcaatttttgcatttgcttttctttcaatttggacTCTCTACTAAAGTTTAGACTCATAACCAGATATATGAATATGCCACCCCAAGTTGTTAGGCAATGATGGCTATCAAAGTAGTCCACAAACCTCTGGGAATTGGGACTGCTCATGACCCTTGGGAATTGGggctaataatataataaaaattgacCAATTTGGCCTTTCTTCCCTCAACCCTCGAAGAATCGGGGAATTCTAAATCCTCTTATATAAAGACTCTTGAAAGCATATAattgaagaaaattgaaggaaaaCCATACATTATACTTGAATTTGAAGGAAAATAATGGAAGGAATCTTTTTTCTTTCCCCCCTTTTTTTTgacgtgaaaaagaaagaaatgagaaagataacatctatttttctcttttttatgtattataatattaattaataaaacattattacttattaaaatattattacttaatataatataatttaaaagccATCATGAAACTATTGATTTTttaagtaatggtaaaattgccattaagtccttttcatcaaaacaaaaataagataATTGTATTTTATTCTCTATGCTTttccaaattattcaatttagtccctaaactcaacaCCAATTTTTTATCTTAACCACAGGCTCCTACTATTAATCTTTTGTGTTTTCATGTTTGATGGTTTCCTCTAAAAACGATTGTAATTTATTATACTACTATTTATTTATAGGTCACTTATTCAAGGACTTTTac
Coding sequences within it:
- the LOC121222067 gene encoding uncharacterized protein produces the protein MGVVKLDDSPKTEKLLPDHNGVNMIGGSMGRKIKEDIAEVKIPLRWGHEIQECTEFRVLVQGMMDNKEMEFYEEVKEEKSICTSESTKVPRVTQPMVIISRPKNNEVRTPVMLRIIIKKHATFSYQDSRRVLWNYECNTTVPGKETAKDQGVSADPEPVKGKAIAVELKRKVAEPVLSINDPMKEEEAVEFHKILKHSEYSVVEQLHKQPARTSLVNNISADNFIFFNDDEISPGGMGSTKALHITTRCKGYTLLGVLIDNGSTLNVLPLSTLNRLPIDSSHMKTCQNIVRAFDGTEKKVIERIEIPLLIGPTVYEVDFLVMDIKPSYNCLLGRPWIHSVGVIPSSLHQKLKLVSEGQLVTINAEEDIITTVSNETPYMETNHKAVECSFRSLEFVNAIFIPERSKILVPKISKTTEMGLQLLLGKRALPRRGLGKYLQGKIVVRALKEKQENFGLGYKPDRGQKKKELEKRQERRKACLSREETKWEPMMIPHISRMFLSGGVIHSDRRILMEESIEEILENVHINAICEGTKEEGILSNICPYEPESVLDN